From the genome of Bacillota bacterium:
GCCGGCGCCGCAGCCGTCCGCTGCTATGGGATCGTGGGAATGGCCCCCCGGGGACTGCGGCAGGGTGTTGCCGAAATCTTGGGAAGGGATTCCCTGGGTCAGGGAGTAGAGGTCCGGATAGAGGGGGAAGAAGTCAAGGTTGATCTTTGGGTTGTGATGTGCTACGGCGTTAAAATTGCTGAAGTTGCCCATAACGTGATGGAGGCGGTTCGTTATGAAATCGAAAAGATGACGGGTCTCCGGACCGCCGAGGTTAACGTCAATGTTGTGGGTGTTAAGGTTTTTTAGCAAGGTGGGGTGGAAAAGGATTGACTTCGGAGGGTGTGACTGGGGAGCAGGTAAAACAGCTTTTCGAGGGAGGCCTCGCTTTTCTTGCAGAAAAACAGAAGGAGATCGACCGGCTCAACGTTTTTCCGGTTCCCGATGGAGATACGGGCCGCAACATGTATCTCACCCTGGTTGCCGCGGTGAAAGAAGCACAAAAGGTTAAAACATCAAGCATCGGCAAAGTTGGTGAGGCCCTGGCAAAGGGTTCCCTGATGGGTGCGCGCGGAAATTCGGGTGTCATCCTGTCCCAGCTCATCCGCGGTCTGGCGGAGGCAGTTAAAGGAAAAGAAAGGGTCACGTTCCAGGAATTTGCAAAAGCCTGGCAGGCTGCAGTCGCAACAGCTTACCGGGCCGTAATTAAACCTGTAGAAGGTACAATGTTGACCGTGGCCCACGGGGTGGCGCGGGGGTTCAGCGAAGCCGCGACAACGGCAAGGGATTTGGGGGAGATTCTGTCCCGGGCAATCCAGAGGGGCTCTGAGGCCCTCCAGCGAACCCCTGACCTGCTCCCTGTCCTAAAGAAGGCGGGGGTTGTCGATGCAGGAGGAAAAGGGCTGCTTGTCATCCTCGAGGGTGGCCTGAAGAGCCTCCTGGATGGACGACTTTCTCCTTCGGAAGCCAGGGTGAGTTTGGGCCTGGAGCAGCCCTCCCTCCCAACAGGAGAGGGAGACTTTACATGCCTCTACTGTGTGGAGTTTTTGCTGCGCGGGAAGCCGTTTCCAAAGAGCCAGTTTCAGGCCGGTCTCCAGGAATTAGGGGAGAGTCTCCTGATCGGAGGCGGCGGTGATTTAACCAGGATTCACATCCACACAAACCATCCGGGCAAAGTCCTGGAGCACTGCCTCCAATTCGGTACACTTCACAATATTCAGATCAGCAATATGAGAGACCAGTGGGAGGAGAGTATGCGGGAAGGCGAGGAGGAGCAGCCGCCGGGAGCCGGCGCCGGGGATCCGGCGCCGAACCCGGCACAGATAGGGATTGTTGCGGTGGCGTCCGGGGAAGGAATCAAAAAGATCTTTTTTAACTTGGGAGTCGACCAGATCATCGAGGGCGGCCAGACGATGAATCCGCCCGTCGAAGAGTTCGTGAATGCGATTGAACAGGTGCCGGCTCCGCAGGTGCTGGTTCTTCCCAATAACAAAAATTTAATACTGGCTGCAGAGCAGGCAAAGCAGCTTGTAAACCGGGCCGTAGAGGTTATACCCTCCCACAGTGTCCCTGCGGGAATCGCCGCCCTCCTGAGTTTTAACCCTTCGTCTTCACTTCAAGAGAACAGGGACAAAATGACCCGGCATTTGGCTCAGGTGAAGGTCGGGGAAGTCACATACGCAGTTCGGGACGCCGCTTCAAAAGGCATCTTTATTAAGGAAGGAGATTTAATTGGTCTTCATGGAAGGGAAATTGTTGCAGCCGGTTCTTCTTTAGACCAGGTTGTTCTCGAATTGATAGACAGGATGCTGGCCGAAGGGGACGGGCTGATTACCCTCTATGCCGGAAAAGATGTTGCCGGCGAAGAGGCGGAAAAAATTGCCGGGCAGGTTCGGGCGCGTTACCCGGAGCAGGAAGTTGAGCTTCACTACGGAGGGCAGCCGGTTTATTACTTTTTGATTGGCATTGAATAGAAAGGAAGGAAGACTTG
Proteins encoded in this window:
- a CDS encoding Asp23/Gls24 family envelope stress response protein, with amino-acid sequence MSGNQRTGYGSIEIAREALATIAGAAAVRCYGIVGMAPRGLRQGVAEILGRDSLGQGVEVRIEGEEVKVDLWVVMCYGVKIAEVAHNVMEAVRYEIEKMTGLRTAEVNVNVVGVKVF
- a CDS encoding DAK2 domain-containing protein, translating into MTSEGVTGEQVKQLFEGGLAFLAEKQKEIDRLNVFPVPDGDTGRNMYLTLVAAVKEAQKVKTSSIGKVGEALAKGSLMGARGNSGVILSQLIRGLAEAVKGKERVTFQEFAKAWQAAVATAYRAVIKPVEGTMLTVAHGVARGFSEAATTARDLGEILSRAIQRGSEALQRTPDLLPVLKKAGVVDAGGKGLLVILEGGLKSLLDGRLSPSEARVSLGLEQPSLPTGEGDFTCLYCVEFLLRGKPFPKSQFQAGLQELGESLLIGGGGDLTRIHIHTNHPGKVLEHCLQFGTLHNIQISNMRDQWEESMREGEEEQPPGAGAGDPAPNPAQIGIVAVASGEGIKKIFFNLGVDQIIEGGQTMNPPVEEFVNAIEQVPAPQVLVLPNNKNLILAAEQAKQLVNRAVEVIPSHSVPAGIAALLSFNPSSSLQENRDKMTRHLAQVKVGEVTYAVRDAASKGIFIKEGDLIGLHGREIVAAGSSLDQVVLELIDRMLAEGDGLITLYAGKDVAGEEAEKIAGQVRARYPEQEVELHYGGQPVYYFLIGIE